In Saccharothrix violaceirubra, the following are encoded in one genomic region:
- the hemQ gene encoding hydrogen peroxide-dependent heme synthase: MARLNYTELNDTIRYTMWSVFRVDAGRLPDERGPAAAEAQEYLDGLEGKGVVVRGVYDVAGLRADADYMIWWHAEEIEQVQQAYTGFRRTAVGRVSTPVWSQVALHRPAEFNRSHVPAFLAGEEPRKYVCVYPFVRSYEWYLLPEDERRKMLADHGKEARDYPDVRANTVASFALGDYEWLLAFEADELHRIVDLMRHLRGTEARLHVREEIPFYTGTRVPAAELVANLP; encoded by the coding sequence ATGGCCCGCCTGAACTACACCGAGCTGAACGACACCATCCGCTACACCATGTGGTCCGTGTTCCGGGTCGACGCCGGGCGGCTGCCCGACGAGCGCGGCCCGGCCGCCGCCGAGGCCCAGGAGTACCTGGACGGCCTGGAGGGCAAGGGCGTCGTCGTGCGCGGCGTGTACGACGTCGCGGGTCTGCGCGCCGACGCGGACTACATGATCTGGTGGCACGCCGAGGAGATCGAACAGGTCCAGCAGGCGTACACCGGGTTCCGGCGCACCGCCGTGGGCCGGGTGTCGACGCCGGTGTGGAGCCAGGTCGCCCTGCACCGCCCGGCCGAGTTCAACCGCAGCCACGTCCCCGCCTTCCTGGCCGGGGAGGAGCCGCGCAAGTACGTGTGCGTGTACCCGTTCGTGCGGTCCTACGAGTGGTACCTGCTGCCGGAGGACGAGCGCCGCAAGATGCTCGCCGACCACGGCAAGGAGGCGCGGGACTACCCGGACGTGCGGGCGAACACCGTGGCGTCGTTCGCGCTCGGCGACTACGAGTGGCTGCTGGCGTTCGAGGCCGACGAGCTGCACCGGATCGTGGACCTGATGCGCCACCTGCGCGGCACCGAGGCGCGGCTGCACGTGCGTGAGGAGATCCCGTTCTACACCGGCACCCGCGTGCCGGCGGCCGAGCTGGTCGCGAACCTGCCCTGA
- the hemG gene encoding protoporphyrinogen oxidase gives MTGMRVAVVGGGISGLAAAHRLRLLLGPAAEITVVERSDRLGGKLRTEQVAGLRYDVGAEAFLHRRTEAAELVVELGLGGHVVHPTGAPSTIRAAGAIRPIPAHTLMGVPASVEAVRAVLSAEGLRRVAAEPDLPPIDLAGRDVAVGALLRERFGPEVADRLVGPLLGGVYAGRTDVLGLRATMPSLATALDSGVGSLLAAAATTMPAPPQPRVPRPPVFGTLDVGLSALVDALSTRARIRLGLPVRRLVRRERDWRLEIGSATAPEFLDVDGVVLAVPAPAARKLLADIAPKASVRLGEVELASMAVVALALPPGTELPERSGVLLAEGERYADGTPFSAKAFTFSSRKWAHLAGGPALVRGSVGRHGDVRVLQRDDEDLVAAVRADLAELTGITAAPIDVLVTRWGGGLPQYGVGHLDLVRDVEDAVEDVPGLALAGATLHGVGIPACIATGDAAAARVAAHVLGRVRG, from the coding sequence ATGACGGGGATGCGCGTCGCGGTGGTGGGTGGCGGGATCTCCGGTCTGGCCGCCGCGCACCGCCTGCGGCTGCTGCTCGGCCCGGCCGCCGAGATCACCGTGGTCGAGCGGTCCGACCGGCTCGGCGGCAAGCTGCGCACCGAGCAGGTCGCCGGGCTGCGCTACGACGTCGGCGCGGAGGCGTTCCTGCACCGCCGGACCGAGGCCGCCGAACTCGTCGTCGAACTCGGGCTCGGCGGGCACGTCGTGCACCCCACCGGTGCGCCGTCCACCATCCGGGCGGCCGGTGCGATCCGGCCGATCCCGGCGCACACGCTGATGGGCGTGCCCGCGTCCGTGGAGGCGGTCCGCGCGGTGCTGTCCGCCGAGGGACTGCGCCGGGTCGCGGCCGAACCCGACCTGCCGCCGATCGACCTGGCGGGCCGGGACGTCGCGGTCGGCGCGCTGCTGCGCGAGCGGTTCGGCCCCGAGGTCGCCGACCGGCTCGTCGGACCGCTGCTGGGCGGCGTGTACGCGGGTCGCACGGACGTGCTGGGCCTGCGCGCCACGATGCCGAGCCTGGCGACCGCGCTCGACTCGGGCGTCGGCTCGCTGCTGGCCGCCGCCGCGACCACCATGCCCGCGCCGCCGCAGCCGCGCGTGCCGCGCCCGCCCGTGTTCGGCACGCTCGACGTGGGGCTGTCCGCGCTCGTCGACGCGCTGTCCACGCGGGCCCGGATCAGGCTGGGGCTGCCGGTGCGGCGCCTGGTCCGGCGCGAGCGCGACTGGCGGCTGGAGATCGGGTCGGCCACCGCGCCGGAGTTCCTCGACGTGGACGGCGTCGTGCTCGCCGTGCCCGCGCCGGCGGCCCGCAAGCTGCTCGCCGACATCGCGCCCAAGGCCTCCGTGCGGCTGGGCGAGGTCGAACTGGCGTCCATGGCCGTGGTCGCGTTGGCCCTGCCGCCCGGCACGGAACTGCCCGAGCGGTCGGGCGTGCTGCTGGCCGAGGGGGAGCGGTACGCGGACGGGACCCCGTTCAGCGCCAAGGCTTTCACGTTCTCCAGTCGCAAGTGGGCGCACCTGGCCGGTGGTCCGGCGCTCGTGCGCGGCAGCGTGGGACGGCACGGCGACGTGCGCGTGCTCCAGCGCGACGACGAGGACCTGGTCGCCGCCGTCCGCGCCGACCTGGCCGAGCTGACCGGGATCACGGCCGCGCCGATCGACGTGCTGGTGACCCGGTGGGGCGGTGGCCTGCCGCAGTACGGCGTGGGTCACCTCGACCTGGTGCGCGATGTGGAGGACGCGGTCGAGGACGTGCCGGGCCTGGCCCTGGCGGGTGCCACGCTGCACGGCGTCGGCATCCCGGCGTGCATCGCGACCGGCGACGCCGCGGCGGCCCGGGTCGCGGCCCACGTCCTGGGGCGAGTGAGAGGATGA
- the hemE gene encoding uroporphyrinogen decarboxylase, which translates to MSDYTDAPLLVAARGGTPSRTPVWFMRQAGRSLPEYRKLRAGTAMLDACLDPDMVREITMQPVRRHDVDGAILFSDIVVPLKIAGVDLDIVPGTGPVIAKPIADRRDVEALPALLPGQAQPVADAIGLLLKELDGVPLIGFAGAPFTLASYLVEGGPSKNHERTKALMHGDPELWHALLDRLADITGAFLRVQVDAGVQAVQLFDSWAGALSERDYREFVLPHSTKVLRSVTTVPRIHFGVGTGELLPAMREAGADVVGVDWRTPLDVAVRRLRAAAPDLPLPVVQGNLDPALLFAGLPALEREVERIKHEGRAAAGHIFNLGHGVLPDTDPDMITKAVELVHRAG; encoded by the coding sequence ATGAGCGACTACACCGACGCCCCGCTGCTGGTCGCCGCGCGCGGAGGCACACCGTCACGCACCCCGGTCTGGTTCATGCGCCAGGCGGGCCGTTCGCTGCCCGAGTACCGCAAGCTGCGCGCGGGCACGGCCATGCTCGACGCCTGCCTCGACCCGGACATGGTCCGCGAGATCACCATGCAGCCGGTCCGCCGGCACGACGTGGACGGCGCGATCCTGTTCTCCGACATCGTCGTCCCGCTCAAGATCGCGGGCGTCGACCTGGACATCGTGCCCGGCACCGGCCCGGTGATCGCGAAGCCGATCGCCGACCGCCGCGACGTCGAGGCGCTGCCCGCCCTGCTGCCCGGCCAGGCCCAGCCGGTCGCCGACGCGATCGGCCTGCTGCTCAAGGAACTCGACGGCGTCCCGCTGATCGGGTTCGCGGGTGCGCCGTTCACGCTGGCGTCGTACCTGGTCGAAGGCGGCCCGTCGAAGAACCACGAGCGCACCAAGGCGCTCATGCACGGCGACCCGGAGCTGTGGCACGCCCTGCTCGACCGCCTCGCCGACATCACCGGCGCGTTCCTGCGCGTGCAGGTCGACGCGGGCGTACAGGCCGTGCAGCTGTTCGACTCGTGGGCCGGCGCGCTGTCCGAGCGCGACTACCGCGAGTTCGTCCTGCCGCACTCGACGAAGGTGCTGCGGAGCGTCACGACCGTGCCGCGCATCCACTTCGGCGTCGGCACGGGCGAACTGCTGCCCGCGATGCGCGAGGCCGGCGCGGACGTCGTCGGCGTCGACTGGCGCACGCCGCTGGACGTGGCCGTGCGCCGGCTCCGGGCCGCCGCGCCGGACCTGCCGCTCCCGGTCGTGCAGGGCAACCTGGACCCGGCGCTGCTGTTCGCCGGCCTGCCCGCGCTGGAACGCGAGGTCGAGCGCATCAAGCACGAGGGCAGGGCCGCCGCCGGCCACATCTTCAACCTCGGCCACGGCGTGCTCCCGGACACCGATCCGGACATGATCACCAAGGCCGTCGAGCTGGTGCACCGGGCGGGATGA
- a CDS encoding DUF3000 domain-containing protein produces the protein MTGVVGEPELFRRAVATLRSVRTRPELELSVVRPPQRLAPWAYALTAEVTGPADELSTGRLVLLHDPDGVDSWSGIFRLVAYVRVELDPELASDPLLPEVGWSWLTESLEVSDAPFVALGGTVTQTSSARFGSIAGPARTDDLELRASWTATTPDLSPHGTAFYDLMATAVGLPPVGVTTLR, from the coding sequence GTGACCGGAGTGGTGGGGGAGCCCGAACTGTTCCGGCGGGCGGTGGCCACGTTGCGGTCGGTGCGGACCCGGCCGGAACTCGAGCTGTCCGTTGTGCGCCCGCCACAACGACTCGCGCCCTGGGCGTACGCGTTGACCGCCGAGGTGACCGGTCCCGCCGACGAGCTGTCGACCGGGCGGTTGGTGCTGCTGCACGACCCGGACGGGGTGGACTCGTGGTCCGGGATCTTCCGCCTGGTGGCGTACGTGCGGGTGGAACTGGACCCGGAGCTGGCGTCGGACCCGCTGCTGCCCGAGGTCGGGTGGTCGTGGCTGACCGAGTCGTTGGAGGTGTCCGACGCGCCGTTCGTGGCGCTGGGCGGCACCGTGACGCAGACGTCGTCGGCGCGCTTCGGCTCGATCGCCGGTCCCGCGCGCACGGACGACCTTGAGCTGCGCGCGTCGTGGACCGCCACCACCCCCGACCTGTCGCCCCACGGCACCGCGTTCTACGACCTCATGGCCACCGCCGTCGGCCTGCCCCCCGTGGGCGTGACCACCCTCCGCTGA